In Dolichospermum flos-aquae CCAP 1403/13F, the following proteins share a genomic window:
- a CDS encoding DNA cytosine methyltransferase, translating to MKSIFSPISKQVELPLKLVTHQKQFTFIDLFAGIGGFRIALDKLGGQCLGYSEIDKQAIKVYQQNFISYFNKHEIELGDITKISQLPHSVDIIVGGVPCQPWSVAGCLRGFEDKRGKLWFDVIRLVNKNQPKGFIFENVSGLASPKNRDNLELILNELANTGYCVKWKVLNAYDFGLPQNRDRVFIVGIRRDIERCQEYKFPKPLNIHPKVLDILDELKNINFVEKVKLDANTLFKGVIPPSRTRFQKDDELNDFFIFSDLRNGHTTIHSWDIINTSDREKMICLTLLKYRRSKKYGDKDGNPLSFDNFREIIIDIGINELNILVKKGIFRLTSDHKYEFVNSKNMTGINNIYRIILPTAEIFPTLTATGSKDYIATVSIHANHPQEYKNLFLEKIYQPQKYIPITAKHACKLQGFPLNFEYHKKDEVAKKQFGNAVPVPVVEYVAKELLRVLDI from the coding sequence ATGAAATCTATATTTTCACCAATATCAAAACAAGTAGAATTACCTCTAAAATTAGTAACTCATCAAAAACAATTCACTTTTATTGATCTTTTTGCTGGTATTGGTGGATTTAGAATTGCTTTAGATAAATTAGGTGGTCAATGTTTAGGCTATTCTGAAATAGACAAACAAGCAATTAAAGTTTATCAGCAAAATTTTATTAGTTACTTTAATAAACATGAAATTGAATTAGGAGATATCACAAAAATTAGTCAACTTCCACATAGTGTTGACATCATTGTCGGTGGTGTTCCCTGTCAACCTTGGTCTGTTGCCGGTTGTTTAAGAGGATTTGAAGACAAGCGAGGAAAATTATGGTTTGATGTAATTCGACTAGTGAATAAAAATCAACCGAAAGGATTCATTTTTGAAAATGTTAGTGGATTAGCAAGTCCTAAAAATCGGGATAATTTGGAACTGATTCTTAACGAATTAGCAAATACAGGATATTGCGTGAAATGGAAAGTTCTTAATGCTTACGATTTTGGTTTACCTCAAAATAGAGATAGAGTTTTTATTGTTGGGATTAGAAGGGATATAGAAAGATGTCAGGAGTATAAATTTCCTAAACCTTTGAATATTCACCCAAAAGTTCTAGATATTTTGGATGAATTAAAAAATATTAATTTTGTTGAAAAAGTTAAACTAGATGCAAATACTTTATTTAAAGGTGTAATTCCACCATCAAGAACGAGATTTCAAAAAGATGATGAGTTAAATGATTTTTTCATTTTTTCTGATTTAAGGAATGGACATACAACAATTCACTCTTGGGATATTATCAATACGAGTGATAGAGAAAAAATGATTTGCTTAACACTTCTTAAATATAGAAGAAGTAAAAAATATGGAGATAAAGATGGTAATCCTTTATCTTTTGACAATTTTCGAGAAATAATAATTGATATAGGGATAAATGAATTAAATATTTTAGTTAAAAAAGGAATATTCCGGTTAACATCTGATCATAAATATGAATTTGTAAATTCTAAAAATATGACAGGTATTAATAATATTTATAGAATTATTTTACCTACTGCTGAAATTTTCCCAACTTTAACTGCTACTGGTTCTAAAGACTATATTGCAACTGTGTCTATTCATGCTAATCATCCACAGGAATATAAAAATCTTTTCTTAGAAAAAATCTATCAACCGCAGAAATATATACCCATTACTGCAAAACACGCTTGTAAATTACAAGGATTTCCTCTGAATTTTGAATACCATAAAAAAGATGAGGTTGCTAAAAAACAGTTTGGTAATGCTGTTCCTGTACCTGTTGTTGAATATGTAGCTAAAGAATTACTGAGAGTTCTTGATATCTAA
- a CDS encoding nucleoside monophosphate kinase, with translation MRLIFLGVPGAGKSTQGAALSSQWQIPHISIDDICRQAIAKETSFGLKVKPYIERGDLVPDDFILDIIRQHFSHSSAQRGWILDGFPSNLSQVKLLDQLLLEIRAKGNTALSERPYDQVFSFYVPIDVLVQRLLQRGRSDDNHEVIYRRIEVYQEHSTPLIQHYRQQGCLTVINGDRPVEIVTQFLQDSFSKSRLIGNKKTLNARKRLIKAGKQILSA, from the coding sequence ATGCGATTGATTTTCTTAGGAGTACCGGGTGCTGGCAAGAGTACCCAGGGGGCAGCACTGTCAAGCCAATGGCAAATTCCCCATATTTCCATTGATGATATATGCCGTCAGGCGATCGCTAAAGAGACTTCTTTCGGCTTAAAAGTCAAGCCGTATATAGAAAGAGGTGATTTAGTTCCAGATGATTTCATTCTTGATATCATCCGCCAACACTTCAGTCATTCCTCTGCCCAACGGGGTTGGATTCTGGATGGATTTCCTAGTAATTTATCCCAGGTGAAACTTCTTGATCAATTACTATTAGAAATCCGGGCTAAAGGCAACACTGCATTATCAGAACGGCCTTACGACCAAGTTTTTAGCTTTTATGTCCCAATTGATGTTTTGGTACAAAGGTTACTGCAACGAGGTCGCTCAGACGATAATCATGAGGTTATTTATAGGCGAATAGAAGTCTATCAGGAGCATTCTACTCCCTTAATTCAGCATTATCGCCAACAAGGTTGTTTAACTGTGATTAATGGCGATCGCCCAGTCGAAATAGTAACTCAGTTTTTACAAGATTCTTTTTCTAAGTCTCGTTTAATAGGAAACAAAAAAACTTTAAATGCTAGAAAAAGATTAATCAAAGCAGGAAAACAGATTTTATCTGCATGA
- a CDS encoding CBS domain-containing protein — MQIDDPLIGVPCLEEAIDRHPLVVAPHTSLINVVNLMNQTRGNSCLLPDFDSAIGFSSMGGTRSSCILVMEETEILGIFTERDIVKLTAAGRDFADVKIADVMVHPVITLAETAFRDIFAALFLFRRYRIRHLVIVNAEEQLVGIVSPESIRQILRPTNLLKMRRVSEVMTTQVIHAPPTASVLSLAQMMAENQVSCVVIVKTDSWNDVLSAFKPVGIVTERDIVQFQALGLNLAQIEAKTVMSTPLFLLSPEDSLWSAHQEMQQRRVQRLVVSWDWGAKLAIVTQTSLLRIFDPLEMYGVIETLQITVAQLETEKAKSFHNQSNSTELPLQPDLKQIQKQHIVADENLDNLIATVQSRIEHLIKNPDLSTELQQMYLGLATTEMQKIRHCLHS; from the coding sequence ATGCAAATTGATGACCCACTCATTGGCGTTCCCTGCTTAGAAGAGGCGATAGATAGGCATCCACTGGTTGTTGCGCCCCATACTTCCCTAATTAATGTTGTGAATTTAATGAATCAGACGCGAGGTAATAGTTGTTTATTACCTGATTTTGATTCAGCAATTGGCTTTAGTTCCATGGGAGGTACGCGTTCAAGTTGTATTTTAGTCATGGAAGAAACAGAAATACTGGGTATTTTCACAGAGCGAGATATTGTCAAACTTACAGCGGCGGGTAGAGATTTTGCTGATGTGAAAATAGCTGATGTCATGGTGCATCCAGTCATAACCTTAGCGGAAACTGCATTTCGGGATATCTTTGCCGCACTGTTTTTGTTTCGACGATATCGCATTCGCCACTTGGTGATAGTCAATGCAGAGGAACAACTCGTGGGGATTGTCTCCCCAGAAAGTATTAGACAAATTTTGCGCCCCACCAACTTGCTGAAAATGCGGCGGGTGTCAGAAGTAATGACAACTCAGGTAATTCATGCACCACCTACAGCCTCCGTACTCAGCTTGGCGCAGATGATGGCGGAAAATCAAGTTAGTTGCGTGGTGATAGTCAAAACAGATTCCTGGAACGATGTCTTATCAGCCTTTAAACCAGTAGGAATTGTGACAGAAAGAGACATCGTACAATTTCAAGCATTGGGATTAAATTTGGCTCAAATTGAGGCAAAAACAGTGATGAGTACACCCTTATTTTTGCTAAGTCCAGAAGATTCCCTCTGGTCTGCCCATCAAGAAATGCAGCAGCGACGAGTGCAGCGATTAGTTGTATCCTGGGATTGGGGAGCAAAGTTAGCTATCGTCACTCAAACCAGCTTGTTGCGAATATTTGATCCACTGGAGATGTATGGAGTCATAGAAACATTACAAATAACTGTAGCTCAATTAGAAACCGAAAAAGCTAAATCTTTCCATAACCAAAGTAACTCCACCGAACTACCACTACAGCCAGACTTAAAGCAGATACAGAAACAACATATAGTTGCTGACGAAAACTTAGATAACTTGATTGCTACTGTGCAAAGCCGGATAGAACATTTGATCAAAAACCCTGATTTATCCACAGAATTACAGCAAATGTATTTAGGTTTAGCGACAACGGAGATGCAAAAAATCCGCCATTGTCTTCATAGCTGA
- a CDS encoding NAD(P)H-quinone oxidoreductase subunit F yields the protein MDQYLVDTVWLIPVYALIGGLLAIPWSPGIIRKTGPRPAGYVNVVMTFISFFHAVFAFFAIWNHPAKEVFIPWLSTAGLNLTINLEISAVSIGAVIIITGLNLLAQIYAIGYMEMDWGWGRFFSLLGLFEAGLCALVLCNDLFSTYVILEVLTLGTYLLVGLWFSQPLVVTGARDAFLTKRVGDLFLLMGVLGLWTLSGTWNYTELTAWAATANVDPTIITLVCFGLIAGPMGKCAQFPLHLWLDEAMEGPVPSTILRSSVVVASGAWVLIKLQPVFSLSPVASSAIVAIGAVTAIGGALIAIAQIDIKRCLSYSVSVYMGLIFIAVGTQQDETALLLVLTHAVSAALLVMSTGGIVWNSVTQDVTQLGGLWSRRPMSGLAFIVGTLGLIGFPPLGSFWALFKLADGLWETHPTLVGIVIFVNALTTFSLTREFALIFGGKPKQMSERSPEALWLMVLPMMVLSGFVLHLPLVLQSLSLLPDWATLNKDVALLLIWSSIFGCSISSIIYLGNIPKPIRLPWQGLQNLFAYDFYTPQIYKVTIIFGVAQLSKFADMLDRFVIDGIVNSVGLFSLLGGEGLKYSNNGQTQFYALTVLLGVGFLGAWVTWPFWGIQFMNLIF from the coding sequence ATGGATCAGTATTTAGTAGACACTGTTTGGCTAATTCCGGTTTATGCTTTGATAGGTGGGCTTTTAGCTATACCTTGGTCGCCGGGAATCATTCGCAAAACTGGTCCTCGACCGGCGGGATATGTCAACGTGGTGATGACCTTTATCTCCTTTTTCCATGCCGTCTTTGCTTTCTTTGCTATTTGGAATCATCCAGCTAAAGAAGTATTTATTCCTTGGCTATCAACAGCAGGTTTAAATCTGACAATTAATTTAGAAATTTCTGCTGTCAGCATCGGGGCAGTAATTATTATTACTGGCTTGAACTTGCTGGCGCAGATATACGCTATTGGTTACATGGAAATGGACTGGGGTTGGGGACGCTTCTTTTCTTTATTAGGATTATTTGAAGCTGGTCTTTGTGCTTTGGTTTTGTGTAACGATTTATTTTCCACTTATGTAATTCTGGAAGTCCTCACATTGGGAACTTACCTATTAGTAGGTTTGTGGTTTAGTCAACCCTTGGTAGTGACTGGGGCGCGTGATGCTTTTTTGACTAAACGGGTGGGAGACTTGTTTTTATTAATGGGTGTCTTGGGACTTTGGACACTCTCAGGAACTTGGAATTATACAGAGTTAACTGCATGGGCGGCCACGGCGAATGTTGACCCCACAATTATCACTTTAGTCTGTTTCGGATTAATTGCTGGGCCAATGGGTAAATGCGCCCAGTTTCCTTTGCACCTATGGTTAGATGAGGCCATGGAGGGACCTGTTCCCAGTACAATTTTGCGGAGTTCGGTGGTAGTGGCCAGTGGGGCATGGGTATTAATTAAATTGCAACCTGTGTTTAGTTTATCACCTGTGGCATCTTCGGCGATAGTGGCGATTGGGGCGGTGACAGCTATTGGTGGGGCGTTAATTGCGATCGCTCAAATTGACATTAAACGCTGTTTATCCTATTCTGTCAGTGTTTACATGGGCTTGATATTTATTGCTGTAGGCACACAGCAGGATGAAACCGCATTATTATTAGTTCTCACCCATGCCGTATCCGCTGCATTATTAGTTATGAGTACCGGGGGCATTGTTTGGAATAGTGTCACCCAAGATGTTACCCAATTAGGTGGATTGTGGTCACGTCGTCCCATGTCTGGTTTAGCCTTTATTGTCGGGACGTTGGGTTTAATTGGTTTTCCCCCTTTAGGTAGTTTTTGGGCATTATTTAAACTAGCTGATGGTTTATGGGAAACACATCCGACTTTAGTAGGAATAGTAATTTTTGTTAATGCCTTAACTACATTTAGTTTAACTAGAGAATTTGCTTTAATCTTTGGTGGTAAACCCAAACAAATGAGTGAACGTTCTCCCGAAGCTTTATGGTTAATGGTGTTACCAATGATGGTTTTATCTGGCTTTGTTTTACACCTGCCTTTAGTGTTGCAAAGTTTATCATTACTTCCAGACTGGGCAACATTAAATAAAGATGTTGCCCTCCTATTAATTTGGTCTAGTATCTTCGGTTGTAGTATTAGTAGCATCATCTATTTAGGCAACATTCCCAAACCAATTCGTTTACCCTGGCAAGGTTTACAAAATTTATTTGCTTACGATTTTTACACCCCTCAAATTTACAAAGTTACCATTATTTTCGGCGTTGCCCAACTTTCTAAATTTGCCGATATGCTGGACAGATTTGTAATAGATGGTATTGTCAACTCTGTGGGTTTATTCTCTCTATTGGGTGGTGAAGGCTTGAAATATAGTAACAATGGACAAACTCAATTTTATGCCTTAACAGTTCTGTTAGGAGTCGGTTTTTTAGGTGCTTGGGTGACATGGCCTTTTTGGGGAATTCAGTTCATGAATTTAATTTTCTAA
- a CDS encoding NADH-quinone oxidoreductase subunit M, with the protein MLSVLIWLPIIAAIIIGFYPAKNVPASQIRLVSLIVTGLVLLWNIFILLKFDISNPGMQFTEYLPWNETLGLNYQLGVDGLSILMLVLNSFLTWIAIYSSSKDTERPRLFYSLILFVSGGVAGAFLSENLLLFFLFYELELIPFYLLISIWGGEKRAYAGMKFLIYTAISGALILATFLGMVWLTGSRSFAFDAVATQNISAGMQLVLLAGIVLGFGIKIPLIPFHTWLPDAYVEASTPIAILLGGILAKLGTYGLLRFGLGMFPQTWQIIAPTLAIWGAISAIYGAVVAIAQTDIKRMVAYSSIGHMGYILLAAAAATPLALVGAVAQMFSHGIILAILFHLVGVIETKVGTRELDKLSGLMSPIRGLPLISALLVLSGMASAGIPGLTGFIAEFISFQGSFSSFPIPTILCVVASGLTAVYFLILLNRTCFGKLQNNLAYYPRVLWNEKVPALILAFLIIFLGVQPTWLVRWSETTTTAMVAAVPTTAKTVIALK; encoded by the coding sequence ATGTTGAGTGTTTTAATTTGGCTACCAATTATAGCCGCTATAATCATCGGTTTTTATCCAGCAAAAAATGTTCCTGCGAGTCAGATTCGGTTAGTATCTTTAATTGTCACAGGTTTAGTTTTGCTGTGGAATATTTTCATTTTGTTAAAATTTGATATCAGCAATCCAGGGATGCAATTTACAGAATATCTACCTTGGAATGAAACATTAGGTTTAAATTATCAGTTAGGAGTTGATGGATTATCAATATTAATGTTAGTATTAAATAGCTTCCTCACTTGGATTGCTATTTACAGCAGTAGTAAAGATACAGAACGTCCTCGGTTATTTTATTCCCTGATTTTGTTTGTTAGTGGTGGCGTTGCTGGTGCTTTCTTATCAGAAAATTTGCTTTTGTTCTTCCTATTTTATGAATTGGAATTAATTCCCTTTTATTTACTAATCTCCATTTGGGGAGGAGAAAAACGAGCCTATGCGGGCATGAAATTCCTGATTTATACAGCCATTTCTGGGGCTTTAATTTTGGCCACATTTTTAGGCATGGTATGGTTAACTGGTTCTCGTAGTTTTGCCTTTGATGCTGTGGCGACTCAAAACATTTCTGCGGGAATGCAATTAGTATTATTAGCAGGAATAGTTTTAGGTTTTGGCATTAAGATTCCTTTAATTCCTTTCCATACTTGGCTACCTGATGCTTACGTTGAAGCTTCCACACCTATTGCTATTTTGCTAGGGGGAATATTAGCAAAACTGGGAACTTATGGACTATTGCGATTTGGCTTGGGAATGTTTCCCCAAACTTGGCAGATTATCGCCCCAACTTTAGCAATTTGGGGGGCAATTAGCGCGATTTATGGGGCAGTTGTAGCGATCGCCCAAACAGACATCAAACGCATGGTAGCATATAGTTCTATCGGCCACATGGGCTATATTTTACTAGCAGCAGCAGCCGCCACACCCTTAGCATTAGTTGGCGCAGTCGCCCAAATGTTTAGTCATGGAATTATTCTCGCTATTCTCTTCCATTTAGTCGGAGTTATTGAAACCAAAGTTGGGACAAGAGAATTAGATAAACTTAGTGGTTTAATGAGTCCTATTCGCGGTTTACCATTAATTAGTGCCTTGCTGGTTTTAAGTGGCATGGCTAGTGCTGGTATTCCCGGTTTAACAGGTTTCATTGCGGAATTTATTTCCTTTCAAGGCAGTTTTTCCAGCTTTCCCATTCCCACAATTTTATGTGTAGTAGCATCTGGTTTAACCGCAGTTTATTTTCTTATTCTTCTCAACCGTACCTGTTTTGGCAAACTGCAAAATAACCTAGCCTACTATCCCAGAGTATTATGGAATGAAAAAGTTCCCGCGCTAATTTTGGCATTCTTAATTATCTTTTTGGGAGTACAACCCACTTGGTTAGTGCGTTGGAGTGAAACCACAACTACCGCTATGGTAGCGGCAGTTCCCACCACCGCAAAAACCGTAATTGCCTTGAAGTAG
- a CDS encoding CO2 hydration protein: protein MVQTTAKPNTKIPPSKHEFAEIIHRLEAGGSMLPDTPENLMQIIGIYKAYAVPMDFYWRDLLYIAERVFLDPLPAFKYFLPQEYLDLHNHYAGDDADLRIWRGIATAHPELLAFMEKGETTKMPKIFHHLFHDRINMEFAEACMQAMLWHRKMYAPVNQFDAYLDSEEYKANADKAIKAYFRKNPLMSGLYKLFPDMFLEQCRMMSYYSNLGLFWEVMAPVFFEMSDIYDEGGFKGVPDAMNFLINGIFAIAGRPIYHHVYIDGECYEIIPKSKGFTWLYEAALPYVEAVFYRTAPFRGTKSYNAQAGQVPEDQKDFHYGILYADVFPVGTAGIPPTLLMQDMLHFLPQYLVDYYQEYCRGEEDILIQLGITFQRSMYNVTSAVIQALRTALLYPLDDENPQHLQANREFFEMQLNRFTRTDYGMRDAARLRDIQRQDYR from the coding sequence ATGGTACAAACTACAGCTAAACCAAATACAAAAATCCCACCTTCAAAACACGAATTTGCAGAAATTATTCATCGCTTAGAAGCTGGCGGTTCAATGTTGCCAGATACTCCAGAAAACCTCATGCAAATTATCGGTATTTATAAAGCTTATGCTGTACCAATGGATTTCTATTGGCGAGACTTACTTTATATTGCCGAAAGAGTATTTTTAGATCCTTTGCCAGCTTTTAAATATTTCTTACCCCAAGAATATTTAGACTTACATAATCACTATGCCGGGGATGATGCTGATTTAAGAATTTGGCGAGGTATAGCCACTGCACACCCAGAACTTTTGGCATTTATGGAAAAAGGTGAAACTACCAAAATGCCGAAAATTTTCCATCATTTATTCCACGACAGAATCAACATGGAATTTGCGGAAGCTTGTATGCAGGCTATGTTATGGCATCGCAAAATGTATGCACCTGTTAATCAATTTGATGCCTATTTAGATTCCGAAGAATATAAAGCTAATGCTGATAAAGCCATTAAAGCTTATTTTCGGAAAAACCCCCTCATGTCGGGACTTTATAAACTGTTTCCTGATATGTTTTTGGAACAGTGCCGGATGATGTCCTATTATTCTAATTTAGGACTTTTTTGGGAAGTCATGGCACCAGTATTTTTTGAAATGTCAGATATTTATGATGAAGGTGGTTTTAAAGGTGTACCTGATGCCATGAATTTTCTCATAAATGGTATATTTGCTATTGCAGGTCGTCCCATTTATCATCATGTTTATATTGATGGTGAATGTTATGAAATCATCCCCAAATCTAAAGGTTTTACCTGGTTATATGAAGCCGCATTACCCTATGTAGAAGCTGTTTTTTATCGCACAGCACCATTTAGAGGGACAAAGTCTTATAATGCCCAAGCGGGACAAGTTCCAGAAGATCAAAAAGACTTCCATTATGGGATTCTTTACGCTGATGTTTTTCCTGTGGGTACAGCCGGAATTCCGCCAACATTATTAATGCAAGATATGTTGCACTTTTTGCCTCAATATCTTGTTGATTATTACCAAGAATATTGTCGAGGGGAAGAGGATATTTTGATTCAATTGGGGATTACTTTTCAACGTTCGATGTATAATGTCACATCGGCGGTAATTCAAGCTTTAAGAACTGCCCTTTTGTATCCTTTAGATGATGAAAACCCTCAGCATTTACAAGCAAATCGGGAATTTTTTGAAATGCAGCTAAATCGCTTTACTCGCACTGATTATGGTATGCGTGATGCAGCGAGATTACGGGATATTCAAAGACAGGATTATAGATAG
- a CDS encoding FAD-dependent oxidoreductase, giving the protein MSLTEEILSQLPGDVLGGLRRTDSILALLRTGNAPIPNVVTENPKNLESVEFDVIICGGTLGILIGCALAVRGVGVALLERGILRGREQEWNISRKELEVFRELELLTADELAQAIVTEYNPARVSFQGGTEVWVEDVLNIGVNPIYLLETLKTRFLKLGGKLFENTPFNDAVVHPNGVIVNNQFTAKLLLDAMGNLSPISQQARQGKKPDALCLVVGTCAKGYPENNSGDLLLSFTALENQCQYFWEAFPAKDGRTTYLFTYLDSAPERLSLETLFAEYLRLLPEYQGVEIRELNFQRALFGFFPSYRQSPLQTPWNRILPVGDSSGNQSPLSFGGFGAMVRHLQRLTLGIAEALKTDQLSAQSLAILQPYQPSLSVTWLFQKAMSVGVNQKINSNQINQLLSAVFAQMQQLGTPILKPFLQDIVQFWALTKTLLKTGLSHPLLVAKIIPQVGLLSLLDWMLHYVNLIVYTSLFSLSPRLEPLVNNLSPENRYYWHRLIDKWKFGSGSDY; this is encoded by the coding sequence ATGTCCCTAACCGAAGAAATTCTTTCCCAACTCCCAGGCGATGTTTTAGGCGGCTTGCGCCGGACTGACAGCATATTAGCATTGTTGCGAACAGGTAACGCACCCATACCCAACGTAGTTACAGAAAATCCCAAAAATTTAGAATCTGTAGAATTTGATGTCATTATCTGCGGTGGAACTTTAGGAATTTTGATTGGTTGCGCTTTAGCTGTACGTGGTGTGGGCGTAGCCTTACTAGAAAGGGGAATTTTGCGCGGAAGAGAACAGGAATGGAATATTTCTCGCAAAGAGTTAGAAGTATTTCGGGAATTGGAATTGTTGACAGCAGACGAATTAGCACAAGCTATCGTCACTGAATATAACCCCGCAAGAGTTAGCTTTCAAGGAGGTACAGAAGTTTGGGTAGAAGATGTTCTTAACATTGGTGTCAATCCTATTTATCTCCTCGAAACCTTAAAAACCCGCTTTCTTAAGCTTGGAGGAAAGTTATTTGAAAATACACCATTTAATGATGCAGTAGTTCACCCAAATGGAGTCATAGTCAATAATCAATTTACTGCAAAATTGTTACTAGATGCTATGGGAAATCTTTCTCCAATTAGCCAACAAGCGCGTCAAGGAAAAAAACCAGATGCGCTTTGTTTAGTTGTGGGAACTTGTGCTAAAGGATATCCAGAAAATAACTCAGGAGACTTGTTGTTATCTTTCACAGCTTTGGAAAATCAATGTCAATATTTTTGGGAAGCATTTCCCGCAAAAGACGGAAGAACAACCTATCTATTCACTTATTTAGATTCAGCACCAGAAAGATTAAGTTTAGAAACTTTATTTGCTGAATATTTACGCTTGTTACCAGAATATCAAGGTGTGGAAATTAGGGAATTAAATTTTCAACGGGCTTTGTTTGGTTTCTTTCCTAGTTATCGTCAAAGTCCTCTGCAAACCCCTTGGAATCGGATTCTCCCAGTGGGAGATAGTAGCGGTAATCAATCACCTTTAAGTTTTGGTGGTTTTGGGGCTATGGTACGTCATTTACAAAGGCTAACTTTAGGAATTGCAGAAGCATTAAAAACTGATCAATTATCTGCCCAATCTTTGGCAATATTGCAACCCTATCAACCGAGTTTAAGTGTAACTTGGTTATTCCAAAAAGCCATGAGTGTAGGTGTAAATCAGAAAATTAATTCCAATCAAATTAACCAATTACTCTCCGCTGTATTTGCCCAAATGCAGCAGTTAGGAACACCTATTTTAAAACCTTTTTTACAAGATATTGTTCAGTTTTGGGCGTTAACAAAAACTTTGTTAAAAACTGGTTTATCTCATCCTTTATTAGTTGCGAAGATCATTCCCCAAGTTGGTTTATTGAGTTTGTTGGATTGGATGTTACATTATGTGAATTTAATTGTGTATACTAGTTTGTTCTCTCTAAGTCCAAGATTAGAACCATTAGTTAATAATCTATCACCAGAAAACCGATATTATTGGCATCGGTTAATAGATAAATGGAAGTTTGGTTCTGGTAGTGATTATTAG
- a CDS encoding ArsC/Spx/MgsR family protein, whose amino-acid sequence MARVIFYEKPGCKGGTKQKVLLTAAGHEVVAYNLLTEPWTVEKLRSFFGDRPVIEWFNKAAPSVKSGEVNPENITAENALVMMLKNPLLIRRPLIQVGDKREVGFDVEKIDAWIGLKAADESLKPMSEHLMQQDLQGCSHGKDHDHHHGKGGCKNH is encoded by the coding sequence ATGGCCAGAGTAATTTTCTATGAAAAACCAGGCTGTAAAGGTGGTACAAAGCAAAAAGTTTTGCTAACAGCAGCAGGTCATGAAGTAGTAGCATATAACCTATTAACAGAACCTTGGACAGTGGAAAAATTGCGGTCATTTTTTGGCGATCGCCCCGTCATAGAATGGTTCAATAAAGCTGCGCCTAGTGTAAAATCAGGAGAGGTGAATCCCGAAAACATCACCGCTGAAAATGCCTTGGTCATGATGCTGAAAAATCCCTTATTAATCCGTCGTCCCTTGATCCAAGTAGGGGATAAAAGAGAAGTAGGCTTTGATGTTGAGAAAATTGACGCATGGATAGGCTTGAAAGCCGCAGATGAGTCTTTAAAACCAATGAGTGAACACCTCATGCAGCAAGACCTCCAGGGCTGCTCTCATGGAAAAGATCACGACCACCATCATGGTAAAGGTGGTTGTAAAAATCACTGA
- a CDS encoding recombinase family protein: MATEKSKDSYLWEKLDQARKAKAASGGYAGYGSPAFGQQSVNGELVENPSEQQIIELIRRHHKSGKSLPQIAAWLNQQGYTTKRGSQWQPVSVKRVLDRLYGKIQRISGMDED, from the coding sequence ATGGCAACTGAAAAATCAAAAGACTCTTACCTGTGGGAAAAGCTAGACCAAGCCAGGAAAGCGAAAGCTGCCAGTGGCGGCTATGCCGGCTATGGTTCACCTGCTTTTGGTCAACAGTCAGTTAATGGTGAACTAGTAGAGAATCCATCTGAACAACAGATCATTGAATTAATTCGCCGTCACCACAAGTCAGGAAAATCACTTCCACAAATTGCCGCGTGGCTTAACCAGCAAGGATATACAACCAAGCGAGGCAGTCAGTGGCAACCTGTATCAGTTAAAAGGGTTTTAGACAGGCTGTATGGTAAAATACAAAGAATTTCCGGCATGGACGAAGACTGA